A section of the Styela clava chromosome 9, kaStyClav1.hap1.2, whole genome shotgun sequence genome encodes:
- the LOC120338842 gene encoding uncharacterized protein LOC120338842: MAAQDMKNVFAREELEANVTKYMENDEHHKSLSTLEKLLPLQSNTWSKISTKLKIIECQVALELHRPAVRSLDEIVHMAVQANINFNDVISAVDNLFETKNSNIQGFGMCYLASKLCRATTTGDDAVRGIGNCVKKIRKSVAFTIDSNREPNSRYIKILTGLDSNREPNSRYIKILTGHIIPALKEILDDMNKIEDSTKKMLIEENAWCLLHIAKCFYFASDFISAKIFINKSITLLKSEFKDNAGKYQVLGQCYLDMGLILEKSDWKKAAEKYKESVIFLEEAEDFDSDGDKRQQIESATRKLTHAEKTCIIL, encoded by the exons ATGGCTGCACAGGACATGAAAAATGTATTTGCAAGAGAAGAATTAGAAG CGAACGTAACAAAGTACATGGAAAACGACGAGCATCACAAATCTCTATCGACTTTGGAAAAGCTTCTGCCTTTGCAGTCCAACACTTGGAGCAAAATTTCAACAAAGCTCAAAATAATTGAATGCCAGGTGGCGCTGGAACTCCATCGTCCTGCAGTGAGATCATTGGATGAAATAGTGCACATGGCAGTACAGGCAAACATCAACTTCAATGATGTGATTTCTGCAGTAGACAACTTATTTGAGACAAAGAATTCTAACATCCAAGGATTCGGTATGTGTTACTTGGCGAGCAAATTGTGCAGGGCTACCACTACTGGGGATGATGCGGTACGTGGAATAGGCAACTGCGTGAAAAAAATTAGAAAGTCTGTAGCATTCACAATCGACTCAAATCGGGAACCAAATAGCCGATACATCAAGATTTTGACTGGCCTCGACTCAAATCGGGAACCAAATAGCCGATACATCAAGATTTTGACTGGCCATATCATTCCCGCTCTCAAAGAAATCCTGGATGACATGAATAAGATTGAGGATTCTACTAAAAAAATGCTAATAGAAGAAAATGCTTGGTGTCTGTTGCATATAgcaaaatgcttttattttgccTCCGATTTCATATCTGCAAAGATCTTTATCAACAAATCCATTACTCTGCTGAAATCAGAATTTAAAGATAATGCTGGAAAATACCAAGTGCTTGGTCAGTGTTATTTGGATATGGGCCTGATACTTGAAAAATCAGATTGGAAAAAGGCTGCTGAGAAATATAAGGAAAGCGTAATTTTTCTGGAAGAAGCAGAAGATTTTGACAGTGACGGAGATAAACGCCAACAAATTGAAAGTGCGACTAGGAAACTTACGCATGCTGAAAAAACATGCATAATCTTGTAA
- the LOC120339651 gene encoding isocitrate dehydrogenase [NAD] subunit gamma, mitochondrial-like — MIVSSSFLGMAGKKSLNKALQCCRPSCSLLRNFSQYGGRHTITMIPGDGIGPEIMKSVERVFTTAGVPVDFEKVDISSEGLERNTEEAIIAIKRNEVAIKGNIDTKFDKMDIDEKSANMVIRTKLDLFANVLKVKSVPDVCRRNHNVDIRIIRENTEGEYSSLEHESMPGVVESLKIITAEKSYRIAKFAFEYARRNKRKKITAVHKANIMKLADGLFLQCCRETARDFPDIEFNDMIVDNTTMQLVSKPEQFDVMVMPNLYGNIVGNICCGLVGGPGMVAGSNIGDEYRVFEPATRNTGSRIAGLGIANPNAMLFASTLMLKYIGLQKYASLVNHAIIDTILIDKIRTPDIGGTNSTEDVTNSICMKLEERAHKVRHSSA; from the exons ATGATTGTTTCAAGTTCATTTTTGGGTATGGCGGGGAAGAAAAGTTTAAACAAG GCACTTCAATGTTGCAGACCATCATGTTCTTTGTTAAGAAACTTTTCACAATATGGTGGGCGGCATACTATAACAATGATTCCTGGAGATGGAATTGGCCCTGAAATCATGAAGTCTGTTGAAAGAGTATTTACAACTGCTG GTGTTCCAGTGGATTTTGAGAAAGTTGACATCTCGTCAGAAGGTTTGGAAAGAAATACTGAGGAGGCAATTATTGCGATTAAGCGCAATGAAGTTGCCATCAAAG GAAACATTGATaccaaatttgacaaaatggATATTGATGAGAAATCAGCAAACATGGTCATAAG GACAAAACTGGACTTGTTTGCTAATGTGCTGAAGGTGAAATCTGTTCCTGACGTTTGTCGAAGAAATCACAACGTTGATATTCGTATTATTCGAGAAAACACAGAGGGAGAATATTCAAGTTTAGAGCATGAG AGTATGCCAGGTGTTGTAGAAAGCTTGAAAATCATCACAGCAGAAAAATCATATCGAATTGCTAAGTTTGCATTTGAATATGCGAGGAGAAATAAAAGAAAGAAGATTACCGCTGTTCATAAAGCTAACATAAT GAAATTAGCAGATGGACTATTTCTACAATGTTGTCGAGAGACTGCCAGAGATTTTCCTGACATTGAATTCAATGATATGATCGTTGACAACACGACAATGCAGCTTGTGTCAAAACCTGAGCAATTCGATGTTATGGTCATGCCTAATTTGTATGGGAATATAGTTG GTAACATTTGTTGTGGTTTGGTTGGAGGTCCAGGAATGGTGGCTGGTTCTAATATTGGTGATGAATATCGCGTCTTTGAGCCT GCAACAAGAAACACTGGAAGCAGAATTGCGGGGCTTGGCATAGCCAATCCAAATGCAATGCTTTTTGCCAGCACCTTGATGCTGAAGTATATTGG aCTTCAGAAATATGCGAGCCTTGTTAATCATGCAATCATCGACACAATTTTAATAGATAAG ATTCGTACACCAGATATTGGTGGAACAAACTCAACAGAAGATGTCACCAATTCCATCTGTATGAAATTGGAAGAAAGAGCACATAAAGTTCGACATAGTTCCGCCTGA